The following proteins are encoded in a genomic region of Zea mays cultivar B73 chromosome 9, Zm-B73-REFERENCE-NAM-5.0, whole genome shotgun sequence:
- the LOC103639089 gene encoding uncharacterized protein yields MVSAAAQAGVVAACVVLFVPMGLAGWHLSRNKVLFFSGALFISLAVGVHLSPYLPSLPHLASSFLLPHSGAASASASSSSGSSCVPFLHRVSWSDAAGAADDGSGGGKARAWSWPPSLASACGFARLSRDDASLLLNGSWVMVAGDSQARLLVLALLRLLLDPAAAAAAEPELFRRHSDYHAAVPARGISVDFVWAPFESNLTRLLREDLRLAPRLPDVLVLGSGLWHMLHVTDAASYGDALASVAGAAESLRSQLPVPPPHMFWLGLPHLLNHMLNTDAKRAHMNGTMLHAYDREVDRRGVLRRDGGPFLLLDVGKLTQGCGQQCTADGMHYDGGVYDAVMHIMLNALVIESQQRI; encoded by the coding sequence ATGGTTTCGGCCGCGGCGCAGGCGGGTGTGGTCGCGGCGTGCGTCGTGCTCTTCGTCCCCATGGGGCTGGCCGGCTGGCACCTCAGCCGCAACAAAGTGCTTTTCTTCTCCGGCGCGCTCTTCATCTCGCTTGCTGTCGGGGTCCACCTATCCCCGTACCTCCCCTCCCTGCCCCACCTCGCCTCCTCCTTCCTCCTCCCCCACTCCGGCGCCGCGTCCGCGTCCGCGTCCTCCTCCTCTGGGTCTTCCTGCGTCCCGTTTCTGCACCGTGTGTCGTGGTCTGACGCCGCCGGCGCCGCGGACGACGGCTCGGGAGGCGGAAAGGCACGGGCGTGGTCGTGGCCGCCCTCGCTGGCGTCCGCCTGCGGGTTCGCGCGGCTGTCGCGCGATGACGCGTCGCTGCTGCTTAACGGCTCGTGGGTGATGGTGGCCGGGGATTCGCAGGCGCGACTGCTCGTCCTCGCGCTTCTCCGCCTCCTGCTcgacccggccgcggcggcggccgCCGAGCCGGAGCTCTTCCGCCGGCACAGCGACTACCACGCTGCCGTCCCTGCGCGGGGCATTTCCGTGGACTTCGTCTGGGCGCCCTTTGAGAGCAACCTCACGCGTCTGCTCCGCGAGGATCTGCGCCTCGCGCCGCGTCTCCCCGACGTGCTCGTCCTCGGATCCGGGCTGTGGCACATGCTCCACGTCACGGACGCCGCGAGCTACGGCGATGCACTGGCGTCCGTCGCGGGCGCCGCAGAGTCGCTCCGCTCGCAGCTTCCCGTGCCGCCACCACATATGTTCTGGCTTGGCTTGCCGCACCTCTTGAACCACATGCTCAACACAGACGCCAAGAGGGCACACATGAACGGCACCATGCTTCATGCCTATGATCGTGAGGTCGATCGGAGGGGTGTTTTGCGCCGTGATGGTGGCCCGTTCCTGCTGCTTGATGTGGGGAAGCTCACCCAGGGGTGCGGGCAGCAGTGCACAGCAGATGGTATGCATTATGATGGTGGTGTGTATGACGCTGTCATGCATATCATGCTCAATGCACTGGTGATTGAGTCCCAACAAAGGATTTGA